Proteins encoded within one genomic window of Micromonospora halotolerans:
- a CDS encoding Rieske (2Fe-2S) protein codes for MSDDEVLTGPGRQTRRTLLAGAGAVGAAVVLTACGDDAGDTAGGPAPTSAGPPGATNAGDPEGGDRDSKGPLARTTDIPVGGGAVFASQGVVITQPEAGQFKAFDPICTHQGCPVSNVDGGTINCTCHNSRFSITDGSVKQGPATRPLAPKNIKVTGEQITLA; via the coding sequence ATGAGTGACGACGAGGTGCTGACCGGGCCGGGGAGGCAGACTCGCCGGACCCTGCTGGCGGGCGCCGGCGCGGTCGGGGCGGCCGTGGTGCTGACCGCCTGCGGTGACGACGCCGGCGACACGGCCGGCGGCCCGGCCCCCACCAGCGCCGGCCCTCCCGGCGCCACCAACGCCGGCGACCCCGAGGGTGGCGACCGGGACAGCAAGGGTCCGCTCGCCCGGACCACCGACATCCCCGTCGGTGGCGGGGCGGTCTTCGCCAGCCAGGGTGTCGTGATCACCCAGCCCGAGGCCGGCCAGTTCAAGGCCTTCGACCCGATCTGCACTCACCAGGGCTGCCCGGTGTCGAACGTCGACGGCGGCACCATCAACTGCACCTGCCACAACAGCCGGTTCTCGATCACCGACGGCTCGGTGAAGCAGGGCCCGGCGACCAGGCCGCTCGCGCCGAAGAACATCAAGGTCACCGGCGAGCAGATCACCCTGGCCTGA
- the uvrA gene encoding excinuclease ABC subunit UvrA — protein MADRLIIRGAREHNLRDVSLDLPRDALIVFTGLSGSGKSSLAFDTIFAEGQRRYVESLSSYARQFLGQMDKPDVDFIEGLSPAVSIDQKSTSRNPRSTVGTITEVYDYLRLLFARIGEPHCPICGERISKQSPQQIVDRVLAMAEGTRFMVLAPVVRGRKGEYVDLFAELQAKGYARARVDGVVHPLTEPPKLKKQEKHTIEVVIDRLSVKPSAKQRLTDSVEAALGLSGGLVLLDFVDLAEDDPARERRYSEHLACPNDHPLAIEDLEPRVFSFNAPYGACPECTGLGTKKEVDPELVIPDPERTLREGAIQPWATGHNLEYFLRLLEALGEAQHFDVDTPWRALPSRAQKTILHGSDDQVHVRYRNKYGRERSYYTGFEGVMQWIERRHTDTESEWSRDKYEGYMRDVPCAACGGTRLKPEVLAVTLAGKSIAEVCNLSVGEAADLLAGIELTDRQKMIAERVLKEINARLKFLLDVGLDYLSLDRPAGTLSGGEAQRIRLATQIGSGLVGVLYVLDEPSIGLHQRDNHRLIETLLRLRGLGNTLIVVEHDEDTIRVADWIVDIGPGAGEHGGKIVHSGSVPALLENEESVTGAYLSGRRSIPTPAVRRPQTPGRELVVHGAREHNLRNLTVGFPLGQLIAVTGVSGSGKSTLVNDILHAVLANQINGARLVPGRHTRITGLEHVDKVVGVDQSPIGRTPRSNPATYTGVWDHIRKLFAETTEAKVRGYGPGRFSFNVKGGRCEACSGDGTIKIEMNFLPDVYVPCEVCKGARYNRETLEVHYKGRTVAEVLDMPIEEAAEFFSAIPAIHRHLKTLVDVGLGYVRLGQPAPTLSGGEAQRVKLASELQKRSTGRTVYVLDEPTTGLHFEDIRKLLMVLEGLVEKGNTVITIEHNLDVIKSADWIIDMGPEGGHRGGTVLATGTPEEVAEVPESHTGQFLRPILKLDGAAKGAKAATTRAAKANGAAAKPRTRRVPAAAR, from the coding sequence GTGGCCGACCGACTGATCATCCGTGGCGCGCGCGAGCACAACCTGCGTGACGTCAGTCTCGACCTGCCCCGGGACGCCCTGATCGTCTTCACCGGGCTCTCCGGTTCGGGCAAGTCGAGCCTGGCGTTCGACACCATCTTCGCCGAGGGCCAGCGCCGCTACGTCGAGTCGCTCTCGTCGTACGCCCGGCAGTTCCTCGGCCAGATGGACAAGCCCGACGTCGACTTCATCGAGGGCCTCAGCCCCGCGGTCTCCATCGACCAGAAGTCCACCTCGCGCAACCCGCGGTCCACCGTCGGCACCATCACCGAGGTCTACGACTACCTCCGCCTGCTCTTCGCCCGCATCGGCGAGCCGCACTGCCCGATCTGCGGCGAGCGCATCTCCAAGCAGAGCCCGCAGCAGATCGTCGACCGGGTGCTGGCCATGGCCGAGGGCACCCGGTTCATGGTGCTCGCCCCGGTCGTGCGCGGCCGCAAGGGCGAATACGTCGACCTCTTCGCCGAGCTCCAGGCCAAGGGCTACGCCCGGGCCCGGGTCGACGGCGTGGTGCATCCGCTGACCGAGCCGCCGAAGCTCAAGAAGCAGGAGAAGCACACCATCGAGGTGGTCATCGACCGGCTCAGCGTCAAGCCCAGCGCCAAGCAGCGGCTGACCGACTCGGTCGAGGCGGCGCTCGGCCTCTCCGGCGGCCTGGTGCTGCTCGACTTCGTCGACCTGGCCGAGGACGACCCGGCCCGGGAGCGCCGCTACTCCGAGCACCTGGCCTGCCCCAACGACCACCCCCTGGCGATCGAGGACCTGGAGCCCCGGGTCTTCTCCTTCAACGCGCCCTACGGCGCCTGCCCGGAGTGCACCGGCCTGGGCACCAAGAAGGAGGTCGACCCGGAGCTGGTCATCCCGGACCCGGAGCGCACCCTGCGCGAGGGCGCCATCCAGCCCTGGGCGACCGGGCACAACCTGGAATACTTCCTGCGCCTGCTGGAGGCGCTCGGCGAGGCCCAGCACTTCGACGTGGACACCCCGTGGCGGGCGCTGCCGTCCCGGGCGCAGAAGACGATCCTGCACGGCTCCGACGACCAGGTGCACGTCCGCTACCGCAACAAGTACGGCCGCGAGCGCTCCTACTACACCGGCTTCGAGGGTGTGATGCAGTGGATCGAGCGCCGGCACACCGACACCGAGTCGGAGTGGTCGCGGGACAAGTACGAGGGCTACATGCGCGACGTGCCCTGCGCGGCCTGTGGCGGCACCCGGCTCAAGCCCGAGGTGCTCGCGGTCACCCTGGCCGGTAAGAGCATCGCCGAGGTCTGCAACCTCTCCGTCGGTGAGGCCGCCGACCTGCTCGCCGGCATCGAGCTGACCGACCGGCAGAAGATGATCGCCGAGCGGGTGCTCAAGGAGATCAACGCCCGGCTCAAGTTCCTGCTCGACGTCGGGCTCGACTACCTCTCCCTGGACCGCCCGGCCGGCACCCTGTCCGGCGGCGAGGCGCAGCGCATCCGGCTCGCCACCCAGATCGGCTCCGGCCTGGTCGGGGTGCTCTACGTGCTGGACGAGCCCTCCATCGGCCTGCACCAGCGGGACAACCACCGGCTCATCGAGACGCTGCTGCGGCTGCGCGGGCTGGGCAACACGCTGATCGTGGTCGAGCACGACGAGGACACCATCCGGGTCGCCGACTGGATCGTCGACATCGGCCCGGGCGCCGGCGAGCACGGCGGCAAGATCGTGCACAGCGGGTCGGTGCCGGCCCTGCTGGAGAACGAGGAGTCGGTCACCGGGGCGTACCTGTCGGGGCGCAGGTCGATCCCGACCCCGGCCGTCCGCCGGCCGCAGACCCCGGGCCGCGAGCTGGTGGTGCACGGGGCGCGCGAGCACAACCTGCGCAACCTCACCGTGGGCTTCCCGCTCGGCCAGCTCATCGCGGTCACCGGGGTCAGCGGCTCCGGGAAGTCGACGCTGGTCAACGACATCCTGCACGCGGTGCTGGCCAACCAGATCAACGGCGCCCGGCTGGTCCCCGGCCGACACACCCGCATCACCGGCCTGGAGCACGTCGACAAGGTCGTCGGCGTCGACCAGTCGCCGATCGGCCGCACCCCGCGCTCCAACCCGGCCACCTACACCGGGGTCTGGGACCACATCCGCAAGCTCTTCGCGGAGACCACCGAGGCCAAGGTCCGGGGGTACGGCCCGGGCCGGTTCTCGTTCAACGTCAAGGGCGGGCGCTGCGAGGCGTGCTCCGGCGACGGCACCATCAAGATCGAGATGAACTTCCTCCCGGACGTCTACGTCCCCTGCGAGGTCTGCAAGGGCGCCCGCTACAACCGGGAGACCCTGGAGGTGCACTACAAGGGCCGGACGGTCGCCGAGGTCCTGGACATGCCGATCGAGGAGGCGGCCGAGTTCTTCTCCGCCATCCCGGCCATCCACCGGCACCTCAAGACGCTTGTCGACGTCGGCCTCGGCTACGTGCGTCTCGGCCAGCCCGCGCCGACGCTGTCCGGTGGCGAGGCGCAGCGCGTCAAGCTCGCCTCCGAGCTGCAGAAGCGCTCCACCGGCCGCACGGTCTACGTGCTCGACGAGCCCACCACGGGCCTGCACTTCGAGGACATCCGCAAGCTGCTCATGGTGCTGGAGGGCCTGGTCGAGAAGGGCAACACCGTGATCACGATCGAGCACAACCTCGACGTGATCAAGTCCGCCGACTGGATCATCGACATGGGCCCGGAGGGCGGCCACCGCGGCGGCACGGTGCTCGCCACCGGCACGCCGGAGGAGGTCGCCGAGGTGCCGGAGAGCCACACCGGCCAGTTCCTGCGGCCGATCCTCAAGCTCGACGGCGCGGCCAAGGGCGCCAAGGCGGCCACCACCCGGGCGGCCAAGGCCAACGGCGCCGCGGCGAAGCCCCGCACCCGCAGGGTGCCGGCGGCAGCGCGCTGA